GGGTCCTGCTCTGGCAGGCAGTAGCCATCATCCTGTGGACAACCGTTGCGGCTGTCTCGGTCTGGGCTGCTCTCACGTTTATTGTTCTCGCGTGACCTCCTTGCGCGGTATCAGCGGATGCTCGGCACGGACCTTCATTTCCTGGACCATCCAGCTGTTGCCGTCCGGGTCGCTGAAACCGAAGAAGGTGCCGCCGTCGCGCTCGTCGAAAACGGTAATCTCGCCCGCTTCCACGCCGCGGCCCAGCAGCTCCTCGCGGGCCGCCCGCGCATCGGAGACCACGAGCTGCATTCCGTGCAACGCCCCGGGCTCCATCTGCTGCTGGGCCGGATTGCCGATCACGATGGAACACCCCGACCCCGGCGGCGTCAGCTGGGCAAAATCCATGTCGCCGGCAGTTGTGCGGTGGTCCAGGGTGAAGCCCATCTGGTCACGGTAGAAGGCAATGGCACGGTCCAGATCGGTGACCGGAACCTGCACTACTTCGAGGGTCCACTCCACGGTTACTCCCTCCCTTCCGGGGCTTCGGTGGGGAGGGACGCGAGAAGGTCATCCAGCTGGTTGTAGCCGGAGGACATGCCCTCTTCCATGCCGTTGCCTAGGAACTCGTCCCGGGATTCAACCGACGGGTACAGGGAGCGGCCGGTCAGCAGTGTCCTGCCGCCGGGCAGCTCGGTGAACGTGCTGTATTCCAACGTCACCACGTCCGGGTAACCCTCGAATTCGAAGGTCTGCAGCACGAAGTCGTCCTGGCGCAGAGCGTGGAAGGCACCCCTGAAGGCGTATTCGTCCTCGCCCCGGCACTGCACAAACCGGTAGGCGCCGCCGGTACGCGGTTCGAAGACATCAATCCGGGTGGTGAGGTCCTGCGGTCCGATCCACCGGGCGAACAACTCCGGGTCGGTATGGGCGCGGAAGACGTCGCTGACCGGGAAATCGAATTCACGGGAGTAATCCATAGAGGGCTCGCCCGCCGGCGCGCTGAGGTTCAGAGGGTTGCTCATCACGCGCCCCGTCCCTGCAGCGTTTCCGGCTGGAGCTGGGCGAGTAGCTCCTCCATCCGGTCAAAGCCCTCGGCGACGCCGGATTCCATGCCGGAAGCCGCCATCCCGTCCCGTGCCTCCATGGAGGGGTAAACGGAATGGGCAGAGATCCGGGTGCGGCCGCCGTCGAGCGCCTCAAGGGTCATGAACTCCAGGCTGGTGACATCGGGGTACCCGGAGAATTCGAAAGTTTGGATGGCGGACTCGTTCTCCCGCACGGTGTGGAAGATGCCTCTGAATTCATAGGGGACCCCCTCCGGCCCGGTGTGGATGTAGCTGTAGGAGCCGCCGGTACGGAAGTCGTAGTGATTGATGTCCATCTTCATGCCGCGCGGACCAAGCCACTGGACCACCAGGTCCGGCTCGGCGTAGGCCCGGAAGACCTGCTCCACGGGATAATCCACCTCGCGGGTGAAATCAATAAACGGAAGCCCGTCCGGGACGTTGAGTTTCAGTGCGTTCGTCATGGCAATTCCTTTGCCTGCTGGCCGCCTTTCACAGCGGTCTCTGTGCTGAGCACGGCATCAAGGCTGCGGAACTGCTCCTCGCGGACCAGCCGGTACTGGCCGATCCAGGCGGTGAGCGCCTCCAACCGCGCGGGATTCAGGTGGACGGGGCGGCGCTGGGCGTCACGGCTGCGCGTGACGAGCTGTGCCTGCTCGAGGACCTGAATATGCTTCGAGACTGCCTGCTTGGAAATCTCGAAGGGTTCCGCAAGTTCGTTGACCGTGGCCGGGCCCCGGGACAACCGGGCGATGATGCGGCGGCGGGCGGGATCGGCCAGGGCCAGAAACGCCCGGTCCAGATCTGCCTCGTCAGTGTTCATGGCGTTGGTCAGCTTCTGTGTAATCAAGGTACTGGTTGTTCAACCTGTTGGTTGATTACGAAGCTACGCCCGCGGTCCGACGACGTCAACGGGTCTGCAAACTTTTGTCGGAGACTTTTCGAGTCCGCCCGTGCCCGCCGGTATTCACAGGCACCGGCCCCCGCCGGACAATGGAGCATGACTAGTTCGGTATCGCGTTCTCATCCCCGCGGCGAGCCCGCTTTCCACTGGGGCAGCTTTGTCTTCGGACTGATCATGCTGCTGCTGGTGATTGCGCAGGGGGTGGCCTCCGGCCTGCCGGGCTACGTGGGCATGGCCGGGCTGATCCTGCTGCTGACCGGCCTGTATGCCTTCTTCACCCACCGGCCCTCCTGGCTGTGGCTGCACCATCGGCGGGACGCGGCCATTGTGGCGGTCATCGGCCTGGCGGCGTTCATCCTGGCACTGGGCATTCATCTCGGCAGGGCCTAGAGGCCCGGCAGGACAGACCCCGGCGAGTCGAATACCCACGGTCCGCGCGGCAGCAAGGCCGGAGAAAACGCATCCAGTGCATTCTCCAGCGTTCCCGGCGGCAGGTTCAGGGACGCCAGGATCAGGTTCCGCACGTCATCCGAATCCATGCCGATGCCGGCCAGCGCCGTCAGGGTGATGGCGCCGTCGCGCTTCGCCAGCCGCTGGCCGGCTCCGTTCAGGACCAGCGGCACATGCGCATACACCACTTCGGGCAGGCCAAGCAGTGAGGCGAGGTAGGCCTGCCGGGGAGCGGAAGTGAGCAAATCGCCGCCGCGGACCACCTGGTCAATGCCCTGGGCGGCGTCGTCGATGACCACGGCCAGGTTGTACGGCGGCACACCGTCGTTGCGCAGCAGCACCATGTCATCCACCGGCCCCGTAAACGTGCCGTGCAGCAAATCCTTCACGGTGTACTGCTCTGCGTCGGCACGCAGGCGGAGAGCGGCGGGCCGGTCCCGGCGTCGTCGTGCCCGTTCCTCTTCCGTGAGGTTCCGGCAGGTTCCGGGGTAGGCACCGGGCGGTGCATGAGGGGCCCGCGGCGCGTCGGCGATTTCGCTGCGGGTGCAGAAGCACTCATAAACCCTTCCGGCTTCGGACAGCCGGTCGATGGCCGCCAGGTAATACCCGGTGCGCTCGGACTGCCGCACCGGAACGGCATCCCAGGAGAGCCCGAGGGCGGTGAGATCCCGCAGCTGCGCAGCTTCCGTCCGCGAACGCTCGGGATCCAGGTCTTCCACTCGCAGCAGGAACCCGCGTCCGGAAGAGCGCGCAAACAGCCAGGCCAGCACGGCGGTGCGGAGGTTGCCGACGTGGAGATCCCCGGAGGGGCTGGGAGCGAAGCGGCCGGCTCCTGCTGTCATGGCGGCGGCGGGGGAGGCGGTCACTTGTCCACCTTACAAAACTGGTTGTAAATCCAGTGCCATCGGCGCCTTACGCCAGTTCCTCGAAGAGCGTCAGTTGAAGCCCCTCCGGTGCGTTGAGCCGGGAGTTCAGCGACCGCCACGGGGTTTCCCGCGGTTCGGCCACCAGCTGGGCACCGCCGTCGACCGCCGCCGCGGTGGCGCTCCGTGCGTCGTCGACCTCGAAGGCCACCCGCAGCTTCAGGCTTGGCTTGCCGTTGGCTTCCACCCGGTCGATCATGCGGACCTGGGAGGCGTTGGCGATCTCCAGGGTGGCCCGTCCCGCGTCGAGGATGGTGACCTCGGCGCCGTCACCGCCCGAGTAGGCCTCCTGCTGCGGCATGCCCAGCGTGTCACGGTAAAAGGCCAGGGCCGCTGCATAGTCCTCAGCGGCGATCACGAGGCGCAGCTGGCGGACGGGAGGAGCCGGAGACGACGGAGCGGGGTCTGTTGAGGTCATGCCGGCACAACCGTCTGCGGGGCGTTTGAATTCCCGGAGGAAAGGTAAAGTAGAGGGCCGCCGCTCGCGGTTTCGATGCCCCGGCTGAGTTCGGCCGGAAACCCCAAGGACCTCCACACAACATGACACTGAACTTCACCGCGATCGACTTTGAAACAGCCAACGGATCGCGGGCCTCGGCCTGTGCCCTGGGCATGGTGAAGGTTCGCAGCGGACAGATTGTGGAGCGGGGGCATTGGCTCCTGAGGCCCACCGACGGCGGAGGATTCCAGCAGCGCAATATCGACGTCCACGGCATTACTGAAGCCATGGTGGCCGGTGCACCCACCTGGGCCCAGGTCCATTCCGAGATTGCCGCGTTCATCGCCGACGACGCAGTGATCGCCCACAACGCAGCCTTTGACCTTGACGTTTTCCGCAAAACCAGCGAGACGGCCGGAATCGTATCAACACCGTATCGCTCCGGCTGCTCGGTGAAACTGGCGCAGAGCCTGCTGGCACTGGAGAATCACAAGCTGCCCACCGTTCATGCGGCACTGGGTTTCGGAGCTTTCCAGCACCACGACGGGCTGGCCGATGCCGAGGCCTGCGCCAATATCACCATCGCCCTGGCAGGCAGGGAAGAACTGGCGGACATCGATGCCGTGCTGGCGCTGTGCGGGTCCAGGACCCCGGCGGGATCCAGAGGGGCCTCAGCCGGTTCAAACCAGGCTGCCGCCGCAACTTCGGGGGCAGGCCGGGCACAGCGGTTCGCGCCGCGCACCGCTCTGGCCCTCGCCGAACCGGTGACCGAGCTCTCCGCCAAAATGAACGGACACATGGTGTCCTTCACCGGTGACTTTTCCGTGGAACGCCCGGTCCTGCAGCAGCTGGTCCTGGCACACGGCGGGGCGCTGAACAACCATGCCCCAACGCGCACCACCACGCTGCTGGTGGTGGGGAACTGGGACGCAGAGATGCTGCGGCCCGGCGCCGTCGTCAGCCGCTCCGTTCAAAAAGCCCAGGACCTGCGCGCCAAGGGCCAAGCCCTGGAGATCATCGGTGAAGCGGCGTTCTGGCAGCTGCTGGACGCTGATCCGGCGGCTGCGGCGGAGGCTGCCGCAGCCGCCGCGCTGCTGCCCTCCGCCTACGAGCCGCTGTCCCTGGCCGATGCCCCGCCGGCGCTGCCCAAGCGCCGCGATGTAAAGGGCATGGGTGCAGTCCTGGCCCGGATGGGGCCGGCCGAGCTCGCCGCTGCCACTTTCAAGAGTGAGCATTACGGGGTATTCCGGGTCTCCGGCACCGCCTTCAAATCCCCGGTGCTCGGAGTGCGGATGCTCGGCCACCGCAGCATCGAAAACAACGGCAAACCCGAGCGGGACATCCATTCCCTGACGGTTCTGCAGGACGAGGATGCTGCCTTTGTTGCCGTCCTCACCGCAGGCCTTTCCGAGGACGGGGCCGCTGACCTGCTGCTGGGCCGCGTCCGGCACGGGGACGTGGTGACCGCAGTGTTTGACGCCCTGGGCGGCCCGTTCGTGGTTCAGGGAGTGGCGGTTTACGCTCCCGTTGCCGACATGTTCATGCTCGGCTCGATGATTCTGGCACGCCACGGACGGCCCGGAACGAAGCTCAGCTCGCTGCAGTCGGTCATCCCGCGCGCCGAGCATACGCTGGCGGTGCCCGAGACGATCAGCGCCTGGGACTTCTACGAATCCTCGGCCGACTAGGAGCTAAGCTGTTGCAGCCCGCCGGAAGCCGGGCTATACCTCTATACAGGAGGTGTCGGCATGCACGGTGGACAGAGACGCCCGGGGTATTCACTGAGCGAACCCGCCCCTGACGTCTTTTTTGTGGAGGGACCGGCGTCCAACTGGGTCATCCTGCGCCGCGGGCCGGAGTTCACCCTGATCGACGGCGGCTATCCCGGCGACCTGCCGCTGGTGCTGGCTTCGATTTCTGAGGCCGGCCTGGACCCGGCCGATGCATCCGCCGTCCTCATCACGCACGCGCACATCGACCACGCGGGCACTGCCGGCCACTTCGCCGCGGCATTCGGCATTCCCGTTCTGTGCAGCGTGCCCGAGCTCCCGTATCTGCTGGGGGAGGACCGGGATCAGGTCTCGGTGCGGCGTATTCTCAGCCGGGCCTGGCAGCCCTCGGTGCTGCACTGGTCCTGGCACGTCCTGGCGTCCGGCGGCGCCTCCCGGGTGGCGGTGCTGACGGCAGCGGCGTGGGCCGACGACGGCGAACTGGCAGCGCTGCCGGGATCCCCCGCAGCAGTCCCCACCCCGGGCCACACACCCGGACACACGGCTTTTTACCTGCCGGCGGCGCATGCTGCCGTCACGGGTGATGCTCTGATCACCGGCCACGCCATCAGCCGGCGCCGGGGCCCGCAGATGCTTGATCCGATGTTCCATTCCGACGAAACCGGTGCGCGCCGCTCGCTGTCACAGTTGGGGAAGCTGGATGCTTCGCTGCTGCTGCCCGGTCATGGACCCGCCGTCCGGACGGCGATGAGCCGGGCCGTGGGAACCGTACGGTCCCGCGCCGCAGTGCCGAAACGGAAGTTTGTGGTGCCGGGGCCGGTAGGCGGGTTTGCTGAACCCACCTACGGGCGGAGTGCTGCAGGCTCAGAACGGTAAGCGGCAGGGTCCGGCAGCACTTGCACATCCTTTTGGGCTGGGAACCGCTGTACCGCTGGTGTCGAAAGGATCTCCATGAACTCTGAATTCGGGCCGAGGCACCTGCTTTCCGACGCCGTCGCTACCGCAACAATGTCGCCGATCGAAGCACGCATGCTCTTTCGCAGCGGCATGGTCACGCCAACGGCAGGCTGGGCCGCCGGCTATGCGCAGGCGAACCTGATCATTGTGCCCAAGACCCAGGCCTTCGATATGTTGCTTTTTGCCCAGCGGAACCCGAAACCCTGTCCCATTTTGGGAGTGTTCGACGCCGGCCAGACTTCCGGGCCGCTGCTGGCCGAGGGGGACATCCGGACGGACCTGCCCCGGTACACGGTGTATGTGGACGGTGAAGTGGTCGCAGAGCCGACGGATATCTCCGGGTACTGGCGCACTGACCTGGTGACCTTCATTGTGGGCTGCAGCTTTACCTTTGAAGCAGCGCTGCAGGAGGGCGGCATCCGCATCGCACACATCGACCAGGGCACCAACGCGCCCATGTACCGGACCTCCATCCGGTGCCGGCCGGCCGGGAGCATCAGCGGTCCCCTGGTGGTGTCAATGCGGCCGATTCCCGCCTCGCAGGTGGCCGACGCCGTTCGGATCACCTCCCGCTATCCCGCTGTGCACGGGGCTCCGGTGCATGTGGGAAGCCCTGCGGAGCTGGGCATCGCTGATCTGGACCATCCGGACTTCGGTGATCCGGTGGAGATTGCGGCAGGAGAGGTACCCGTGTTCTGGGCCTGCGGGGTAACCCCGCAGGCCGCTGTCATGGAATCAAAGCCGTGGCTGGCCATCGGACAGGCTCCCGGGCACATGCTTATTACAGACGCACGGGACAGTTCGTACCTGGTGTGAGCCGCGCCAGGGGGAATCAATAAGCCGTAGTTCGGCGTCCGGTTAGGGCGCCAGATGTCCCAGCATCCGCCTCGGCGGCGTCGAGGTAGCCGCGCAGCGCCTCGGCTGCCTCCGCCCGCCGGCCGGCCCGGAGCAGTACGACCAGCGACGCGTTTTCCTCGACATAGCGGGTGTGGAAATCGGGTTCACTATTGCACCAGCAGGCCGGCAAGACCATCGAGAATGATGCGAAGCCCCACTCCGAACTCCGCACCGAAGCTGTAGTCCGGCTGCATGGCGCGGTCCATCGCCATCTCCGCCAGGTAGGGCAACTTGTCGGCCGGAATGGCGCGGGCCATGGCCTTCACGATCTGCGGATCTGCGTCGGGGACGCCGACCGGCAGGCCGGCCTCCTGCAGTGCGAAACCGTAGATGTAGCTGTCCAGCAGGGCATAGGCGTGACCGGCCGCGTCCAGCGAGAAACCCGCCCGGCGCAGCACGCCCAGTGTGGCATCGTGGTGGCGCAGGTTGGCGGCGCCCGGCTTCGTGCGCGTCTCCATCAGGCCCACCGCCCACGGGTGGCGGGACAGTGCGGTCCGCATGCCGTGGGCGCGGGCCTCCATGGCCGCACGCCATCCGCCGGGCGTTTCGGAGGGCACCTGCACCTCGTCAAAAACCAAGTCGATCAGCCCGTCCAGGATGTCTTCCTTGTTGGCCACGTGATGGTAGAGCGACATCGGCTGCACCGACAGTTCCGTGGCCAGGGAGCGCATGGTCAGCGAGCCTAGTCCGCCGTCGTCGGCAATACGGGCGGCCGTCTGCAGAACCCGTTCGCGGGTCAGGGGCTGACGGGGGTGGGCGGAAGCGTTTGTGGAAGTCATTGCGGGCAGTCTACCGCTGCCTTACTTTGTAAGGTACGGTCCATCTTACAAAGTAAGGCTGATGTGTTTCAGAAGTTCCGCGAAAGGAACCGCCATGTCCCGCACGTCACGCACCACCCCTAACGCCGCTCCGTCCGCTCCGTCCGTTTCATCGTCGGCCGTTTCGCCAGCAGTTCCGCCGCTCGCCGGCCTGCCGGTTGCAGCACCCGCCGTGCTGCAGACAGGTTACGGCGGCCCGGAGGTCCTGCGCCTGTCCGAGCACCCGCTTCCTCACTTGGAGGACACAGAGGTGTTGGTGCAGGTGCGTGCCGCCGGACTGGCTCGTGGAACCTGGCACATGATGACTGGCAAACCGTATCTGCTCCGCGCGGCCGTCGGGTTGCGCCGGCCGCGGCAGCCGGTGATGGGCCACAATCTCGCCGGCACGGTGGCCGCCGTCGGTGCCGCCGTCACTCGTTTCCGTGTCGGGGATGAGGCGTATGGAATCGGGCGGGGCTCCTTTGCCGGCTTCTCCGCTGCACCAGAGGGCAAGGTGGCGCTCAAGCCCGTTGGCCTGGACTTCGAGCAGGCGGCAGTGGTTCCGGTGGCAGGACTGACTGCATTGCAGGCACTGGACGCCGCCGGGGTGGCCGCGGGGATGAAGGTCCTGGTGTTGGGAGCGGCCGGCGGGGTCGGCAGTTTTGCAGTGCAGATGGCCCGGGCAGCCGGGGCGGAGGTGGTCGGGGCGTGCAGTGCCGGCAAGGCGGAGTTTGTCCGGTCGCTTGGTGCCGCGGGGATTATTGACTATGCACGGGAGGATTTTGCAGCCGCCGGGCCCCGGTTCGACGCGATTATCGACCTCGGCGGCAATCCGTCCCCGGTCCGCCTGCGCCGCGCGCTGGCGCCCGGCGGCACGGCAGTGCTTGCCGGCGGGGAGGGAGGCAGCCGGCTGACCGGGTCCATCTTCGAGCGGCAGGCCGCCGGTGCGGTCCTGTCGCTTTTCGGCAACCGCCGGCTGACGGGGCTGATGTGCCGGGAGAACCATAAAGATCTTGAGCGTATTTCCGCCCTGATCGAGGCGGGCGAGGTCGTGCCGCGCATCGACAGCCGGTATCGGCTGGCCGACGTCGCCGAGGCGATGCGGCGGCTGGAGTCCGGCGGGGTGTGCGGAAGCGTCGTATTGGTCCCGTGAGCTTCCTGCGGCTGGGGCCGGGTGAGCCCCTCCGTTTTGGATAAATTCGACCGTTTTGGGTTCTTGCTGCCACTGCGCATCGGCAGCAGAAACACAAAACGGCAGCGGAAACCCAAAACGGCAGCCGAATGACGACGACGGCGGAGCCCACGTGGGGTCCGCCGTCGTTATTTCCGTGGGTAAAGAGCTAGTCCATCCGCTCCAGGACGAACACCGGGATTTCACGGTCCGTTTTCGCCTGGTAATCCGCATACGGGGGATAGGCCGCCACGGCCCGTTCCCACCACAGCGCCTTTTCCTCTCCCGTAATTTCTCGGGCCCGCATGTCCCACTTCTGCGGGCCGTCCTGCAGTTCCACATGCGGATTGGCCAGGAGGTTGAAGTACCAGACGGGATGTTTGGGTGCGCCGCCCTGGGAAGCGACGACGGCGTAGTCGCCGTCGTGCTCCACCCGCATCAGCGGCGTTTTCCGCAGCTTCCCCGACTTGGCGCCGACGGTGGTCAGGAGAACCACTGGCCGGCCGCCGAGGGTGGTGCCCTCGGTTCCGCCGGAACTTTCGATCAGCTCCGCCTGTTCGCGGGCTCGCTTGCTGGCACTGGGGGCATATTCACCGGTAAGAGGCATGGGAAACAGTCAACCCGTTAGTCGGGCCCAGGTCCAGTTCAGTCCAGTCCTCCGCGAAGCCCCCGTGGGTTGACCGATCCGGTTCGTCGACCCAGACTTTGGAATGGACACGGCCGCGAGAAATTCAGGAGGCGTGGGCGGTGATGACAACACCACTAAATGCCCTTCCCCAGGTCGGGGCCCCTGCAACCAGGGCGCTGGATGCTGCAGGATATTCATCGCTCCGGAGCCTGGCCGGGGTTCCGCGCAAGGAGTTGGCGGCTCTGCATGGTCTGGGGCCAAAGGCGCTGGACCTTATTGAGCGGGCCCTTGCCGAGCACGGACTCGAACTCGGCTGAGCTGTTGGCCGCTGCACCCACGGTGTCCCTTATGCCATGATGACCTTGTCCGGCGTGGCCAGTTCCGGTGCGACGGCGTACAACACATCACTCGGGGGGAAACAATGCGGCTACACCATGTGCAGATCTCGATACCCAAGGGCGGGGAAGAGCAGGCGCGCAGCTTCTACGGAGACGCGCTTGGTATGACCGAGGTGCCCAAGCCTGCTTCCCTGGCCGGACGCGGCGGGTGCTGGTTCCGCGCCTTCGAAGGCGAGACCGTGGTCGCCGAAATCCATCTGGGCGTCGATACGCCGTTTGTTCCCGCCAAGAAAGCTCACCCGGCACTGGTTATGGCGTCACCCGGGGAACTTGAAGTCCTCGGTGCCCGGATTGAGTCGGCGGGGTTCGATGTGTCCTGGGAAGAACGGCACACTTTCGAGGGCTACGAGCGGTTCCACTGCCTGGATCCGTTCAACAACCGGGTGGAAGTGCTTTCGCCGCTGGTGGGCTGAATGCGACGACAGCGCCAATACAGCTGAAGTCCGGGACGTTGGTCCCGGGCTTCAGCTGCAAGGCATTGTTTCCGATTTAACGCGGCGTTTCTGGTTAGCAGGGACGCCAGGACTTGCCGCCGGGTGCGTAGCAACGCGGACCGGTGTATCCGGGCGGATTATTGCTCTGCGCAGGAGGTGGGTTGTAGGTCTGCACGGGAGGCGGGTCATAAGTCGGCGCGGGAGGAACAGCTGCTGCCCGCCGGTCCGCTTCGGCCTGGGCAGCGGCCGCGCGGCTGGCTTCGGCCTCCGCTGCGATCCGGTCCGTTTCGGCCTGGGCGGCAGCAACACGCTCAGCCTCCGCTTGGGCGGCCACCCGCTCGGCTTCTGCCTTCGCCTCGGCAGCTTTGCGGATCACTTCGTCCTCGGCTGCCTGACGTTCCGACTGCAGGGTTGTCAGTTCGCCGTGGCGTTCGTACACCGTGCTCCGTGCGGCGGAGACCCGTGCCTGCAATTCGGTCCGCTGTGCTGATGAGAGCGCGGTCCAGATGATCGATTTTCCGGCCTTGGCGCCGGACTCGAAGGCATCGAAACCCTCGTCAACGGTTTT
This genomic interval from Arthrobacter sunyaminii contains the following:
- a CDS encoding VOC family protein, producing MEWTLEVVQVPVTDLDRAIAFYRDQMGFTLDHRTTAGDMDFAQLTPPGSGCSIVIGNPAQQQMEPGALHGMQLVVSDARAAREELLGRGVEAGEITVFDERDGGTFFGFSDPDGNSWMVQEMKVRAEHPLIPRKEVTREQ
- a CDS encoding SRPBCC family protein, translated to MSNPLNLSAPAGEPSMDYSREFDFPVSDVFRAHTDPELFARWIGPQDLTTRIDVFEPRTGGAYRFVQCRGEDEYAFRGAFHALRQDDFVLQTFEFEGYPDVVTLEYSTFTELPGGRTLLTGRSLYPSVESRDEFLGNGMEEGMSSGYNQLDDLLASLPTEAPEGRE
- a CDS encoding SRPBCC family protein, which produces MTNALKLNVPDGLPFIDFTREVDYPVEQVFRAYAEPDLVVQWLGPRGMKMDINHYDFRTGGSYSYIHTGPEGVPYEFRGIFHTVRENESAIQTFEFSGYPDVTSLEFMTLEALDGGRTRISAHSVYPSMEARDGMAASGMESGVAEGFDRMEELLAQLQPETLQGRGA
- a CDS encoding ArsR/SmtB family transcription factor, translating into MNTDEADLDRAFLALADPARRRIIARLSRGPATVNELAEPFEISKQAVSKHIQVLEQAQLVTRSRDAQRRPVHLNPARLEALTAWIGQYRLVREEQFRSLDAVLSTETAVKGGQQAKELP
- the gluQRS gene encoding tRNA glutamyl-Q(34) synthetase GluQRS, with amino-acid sequence MTAGAGRFAPSPSGDLHVGNLRTAVLAWLFARSSGRGFLLRVEDLDPERSRTEAAQLRDLTALGLSWDAVPVRQSERTGYYLAAIDRLSEAGRVYECFCTRSEIADAPRAPHAPPGAYPGTCRNLTEEERARRRRDRPAALRLRADAEQYTVKDLLHGTFTGPVDDMVLLRNDGVPPYNLAVVIDDAAQGIDQVVRGGDLLTSAPRQAYLASLLGLPEVVYAHVPLVLNGAGQRLAKRDGAITLTALAGIGMDSDDVRNLILASLNLPPGTLENALDAFSPALLPRGPWVFDSPGSVLPGL
- a CDS encoding VOC family protein; this translates as MTSTDPAPSSPAPPVRQLRLVIAAEDYAAALAFYRDTLGMPQQEAYSGGDGAEVTILDAGRATLEIANASQVRMIDRVEANGKPSLKLRVAFEVDDARSATAAAVDGGAQLVAEPRETPWRSLNSRLNAPEGLQLTLFEELA
- a CDS encoding exonuclease domain-containing protein, with product MTLNFTAIDFETANGSRASACALGMVKVRSGQIVERGHWLLRPTDGGGFQQRNIDVHGITEAMVAGAPTWAQVHSEIAAFIADDAVIAHNAAFDLDVFRKTSETAGIVSTPYRSGCSVKLAQSLLALENHKLPTVHAALGFGAFQHHDGLADAEACANITIALAGREELADIDAVLALCGSRTPAGSRGASAGSNQAAAATSGAGRAQRFAPRTALALAEPVTELSAKMNGHMVSFTGDFSVERPVLQQLVLAHGGALNNHAPTRTTTLLVVGNWDAEMLRPGAVVSRSVQKAQDLRAKGQALEIIGEAAFWQLLDADPAAAAEAAAAAALLPSAYEPLSLADAPPALPKRRDVKGMGAVLARMGPAELAAATFKSEHYGVFRVSGTAFKSPVLGVRMLGHRSIENNGKPERDIHSLTVLQDEDAAFVAVLTAGLSEDGAADLLLGRVRHGDVVTAVFDALGGPFVVQGVAVYAPVADMFMLGSMILARHGRPGTKLSSLQSVIPRAEHTLAVPETISAWDFYESSAD
- a CDS encoding MBL fold metallo-hydrolase, producing MHGGQRRPGYSLSEPAPDVFFVEGPASNWVILRRGPEFTLIDGGYPGDLPLVLASISEAGLDPADASAVLITHAHIDHAGTAGHFAAAFGIPVLCSVPELPYLLGEDRDQVSVRRILSRAWQPSVLHWSWHVLASGGASRVAVLTAAAWADDGELAALPGSPAAVPTPGHTPGHTAFYLPAAHAAVTGDALITGHAISRRRGPQMLDPMFHSDETGARRSLSQLGKLDASLLLPGHGPAVRTAMSRAVGTVRSRAAVPKRKFVVPGPVGGFAEPTYGRSAAGSER
- a CDS encoding putative hydro-lyase, translating into MNSEFGPRHLLSDAVATATMSPIEARMLFRSGMVTPTAGWAAGYAQANLIIVPKTQAFDMLLFAQRNPKPCPILGVFDAGQTSGPLLAEGDIRTDLPRYTVYVDGEVVAEPTDISGYWRTDLVTFIVGCSFTFEAALQEGGIRIAHIDQGTNAPMYRTSIRCRPAGSISGPLVVSMRPIPASQVADAVRITSRYPAVHGAPVHVGSPAELGIADLDHPDFGDPVEIAAGEVPVFWACGVTPQAAVMESKPWLAIGQAPGHMLITDARDSSYLV
- a CDS encoding TetR/AcrR family transcriptional regulator gives rise to the protein MTSTNASAHPRQPLTRERVLQTAARIADDGGLGSLTMRSLATELSVQPMSLYHHVANKEDILDGLIDLVFDEVQVPSETPGGWRAAMEARAHGMRTALSRHPWAVGLMETRTKPGAANLRHHDATLGVLRRAGFSLDAAGHAYALLDSYIYGFALQEAGLPVGVPDADPQIVKAMARAIPADKLPYLAEMAMDRAMQPDYSFGAEFGVGLRIILDGLAGLLVQ
- a CDS encoding NAD(P)-dependent alcohol dehydrogenase; its protein translation is MSRTSRTTPNAAPSAPSVSSSAVSPAVPPLAGLPVAAPAVLQTGYGGPEVLRLSEHPLPHLEDTEVLVQVRAAGLARGTWHMMTGKPYLLRAAVGLRRPRQPVMGHNLAGTVAAVGAAVTRFRVGDEAYGIGRGSFAGFSAAPEGKVALKPVGLDFEQAAVVPVAGLTALQALDAAGVAAGMKVLVLGAAGGVGSFAVQMARAAGAEVVGACSAGKAEFVRSLGAAGIIDYAREDFAAAGPRFDAIIDLGGNPSPVRLRRALAPGGTAVLAGGEGGSRLTGSIFERQAAGAVLSLFGNRRLTGLMCRENHKDLERISALIEAGEVVPRIDSRYRLADVAEAMRRLESGGVCGSVVLVP
- a CDS encoding nitroreductase family deazaflavin-dependent oxidoreductase, yielding MPLTGEYAPSASKRAREQAELIESSGGTEGTTLGGRPVVLLTTVGAKSGKLRKTPLMRVEHDGDYAVVASQGGAPKHPVWYFNLLANPHVELQDGPQKWDMRAREITGEEKALWWERAVAAYPPYADYQAKTDREIPVFVLERMD
- a CDS encoding DNA-binding protein, translating into MTTPLNALPQVGAPATRALDAAGYSSLRSLAGVPRKELAALHGLGPKALDLIERALAEHGLELG
- a CDS encoding VOC family protein encodes the protein MQISIPKGGEEQARSFYGDALGMTEVPKPASLAGRGGCWFRAFEGETVVAEIHLGVDTPFVPAKKAHPALVMASPGELEVLGARIESAGFDVSWEERHTFEGYERFHCLDPFNNRVEVLSPLVG